In Candidatus Methylomirabilis sp., the genomic window TCCAAGCGATCGGGGATATTGCCTGGCTGCCGATCCTGTTGATCTGGTTTGGTTTCGGTCTCGCGACGATGACCTGCGTGATCGTCTACACCGTCCTCTTCCCCGTGGTGCTCAACACGGTGCTGGGCGTCCGCTCCGTGCCGCTGGAGCTAACCCGCGCGGCGCAAAGCCTCGGGGCGTCGCGCGGGCGGATCCTCCGAGAGGTCGTACTGCCCGGCGCCCTCCCGAACATCGTCACCGGGCTGCGGAACGGGCTCGGCTACGGCTGGCGGGCCCTCATCGCGGCGGAGATGATCGTGGGGACGAGCGGGATCGGCTTCCTCATGTTCGATGCGCGGCGCGCCGGGCAGGTCACGGAGGTTCTCCTCGGGATGGTCTTGCTGGGCCTCCTCTGGTACTTCGTGGATGGCTGGGTCCTCGTCCCGCTCGAGCGGGCGACCGGGCAGCGGTGGGGGCTCGTCACGCCGTGAAGACCTTACGGCTCCGCGACCTCTCCAAGACCTACTTCGACCCCTACGCCGGGGGACACGTCACCGCGGTCGTGGACGTGTCGCTCGAGGTCACGCAGGGGGAGTTCGTTGCGATCGTCGGCCCGTCCGGGTGTGGCAAGACGACGCTCCTGAACATGATCGCGGGATTCATCCCCCCCTCCCGCGGGGAGATCCACCTGGACGGTCGGAGCGTCAAGGGGCCAGGTCCTGACCGGGGGGTGGTCTTCCAGTCGTTTGCGCTCTTCCCGTGGAAGACGGTGCTGGAGAACGTGACCTTCGGGCCCAAGATGCGCGGGGTGCCACGGGACGAGCGGGATCGGATCGGCCAGGAGTACCTGGCGCTGGTCGGGCTGGCAGGGACGGAGGGGCGCTACCCGGCGGAGCTCTCCGGGGGGATGCAGCAGCGCGTGGGCGTGGCCCGGGCCCTCGCGAACGGCCCCGATGTCCTCCTGATGGATGAACCGTTCGCGAGCGTGGACGCCCAGACGCGGATGACGCTCCAGGAGGAGCTGACGCGAATCTGGCAGGACCGCCGCCCCACGATTCTCTTCGTGACCCACGACGTGGAGGAAGCGGTCTTCCTGGCGAATCGGGTGGTCGTGCTCTCCAGCGCCCCCGGGCGGGTGGTGGCCGAGCTTCCCGTGACGCTCCCGCGGCCGCGGACCTGGGCGCGTCTGGTGGAGGATCCGGCCTTCAAGGCCCTGGTGGCGACGGTGTTGGGACTGGTGAGGCCCGCGTGAGGGTCCGGAGCGCCCCCGTCACGTCGCCCAAGGTCCGCGCGCTCCTCGCGGCTGCGGCGTGCTATCTCCTCTGGCAGGGATGGCTGACGGTCCGGGCACCGGAGAAGGTCGCCCCGGGCCTCTCGCGGGCCGGGGAGGAGGCGGTGGACATTCTCGTGACGCTCCCTTTCCCCCCCGAGCGCTTTCACGTGCTGGCGTTCCAGCAGTTCGGTCGGGTGTCCGGGACCCGGGAGAACCAGGTGGAGCTGCGGGGCGTGAAGCCCTCGGATCTGCGGGCCGTCGCGCGCCCCTACTGGGTGAGTCGCGTGGAGCCGCTCCCACGGGAGCAGGGGAGGTGACCTATGAAGCGGGTAGGGCTCGGACTCGTGCTCTCGGTGCTGGTCGCATGGCCTCTCCAGGTCGCGGCGCAGGTGAAGCCGTCGCCGATCAAGGTGAAGGCTGGCATCGTCGCCGCGATTGACCAGCTGGGCGTCCCGATCGCGCTCGAGCGGGGCACCTTCGAGAAGTGGGGGCTCGAGGTGACGATCGCGCGCCCATACGCCACGGGGGTGGACCAGCTCAATGCGCTCCAGGCCGGGGAGATCGAGCTCGCGCAGGTCGGGGTGCCGATGATCGGCGCCGTCCTCCGGGGGATGGACCTCGTGATCCTGGGCAATTACACCGGGAGCGCCGCCCGGCTCGGCTCGGACACGACGATGGCGCTGGTGGCGCGCGAGGGCTCCGGCATCGCCACGGGGAACCTCGCGAGCCTCCGCGGCAAGCGGATCGCCGCCTCCTTCGGGACAATCAACCACCTGTACATCTTGGCGCTCCTCGAGCGGGCCGGCCTCACCCCTCAGGACGTCGCCCTCGTTAACACACCTCCTCCGGACATGACCGTGGCCCTCCTCGCCAAAGGGGTCGACGCCTTCAGCGCCTGGGACCCGTGGCCGATCGTTGCGACGCGGGACGTCCCCGGGGCGTACGAGGTCATCCGGGGGGGCGGGGTCATTGGCTTTCTCGGCTTCAACGTCGCACTCCGGGAGTGGGTCGAGCAGAACGGCGGGACGGTCGAGCGGTTCCTGGCCGCCTGTTCCGAGGCCGACAGGTGGATGCGGGCCAACCCGAAGGCCGCCGCGCAGGTGGCCACCCGCTGGATCCCTGGGCTGAAGCTCGAGGTCGCGGAGGCCGCGATGCAGTTCAACATCGAGCAGGTGGACCGGCGCCTCTCGGCGAACAACTACCGGGCGCTCTGGAGCGCCCAGGATCGCCTCCACCGTCTGGGATTCATCAAGGCGACGTTCGACGTCAACAAACACTTCGCGCCGAAGCACATCCTGAAGGTGATGAAGGAGCACCCCGACCTCTTTTCCGACCTCGCCCCGATCCCTCCCGCCGCCGCGCTGGGACCGACGTTCACCTTCCGCCCCTAACGGGGAGCGGGTGGGAGCTGGCCGACGCGCCGACGGCACGGGGGAGGCCAAGGGGAGAGCGCCGGCCCCCCGGTGGAGGAAGCTCGACACCCCGGAGGCGATGTGGTATCGTCTTGCCGTCTCGGATGATGTTGCGTCGCCCCGACGAGGTTGGGCCACGGATCGGCCCACGGCGATCCGGACCGGGGGAGTTCCTGCAGCAGCCGGCAGCGCCCGCTGCTGTTTTTTTGTGGACGGTGAGCGGATGACAGGCCCCAGCATCCTGGTGACCAACGACGATGGGATCCACTCCGACGGGCTGCGGGCGCTGGCAGAGGCGCTCGCCCCGGTGGGGGAGGTCACGGTGGTTGCGCCCGACCGCGAGCGGTCAGCGGCGGGGCATGCGCTGACGCTCCACCGGCCGCTCCGGGCCAGCGAGGTCGCCCCCCGCTGGTACCGGGTGGACGGGACGCCCACCGACTGCGTGACGCTGGCCGTCATGGGGATGCTGAAGGGCCGCCCCCGCCTCGTGGTGGCGGGGATCAACCTGGGGACGAACCTGGGGGATGACGTCACGTACTCCGGCACCGTCTCCGCCGCCATGGAGGGGACCCTCCTGGGCATCCCCGCCTTCGCGATCTCCCAGGCGGGGGGTGGCCGCTTCGACTTCGCCGCGGCCGCCGGCTTCGCCCGGCGCCTGGCGGTCCTCC contains:
- the surE gene encoding 5'/3'-nucleotidase SurE, encoding MTGPSILVTNDDGIHSDGLRALAEALAPVGEVTVVAPDRERSAAGHALTLHRPLRASEVAPRWYRVDGTPTDCVTLAVMGMLKGRPRLVVAGINLGTNLGDDVTYSGTVSAAMEGTLLGIPAFAISQAGGGRFDFAAAAGFARRLAVLLLEQGLPPDTLLNVNVPAASPEGIRGVALTRQGRRAYRESIVEKLDPRGKTYYWIGGSEPEWERLGDSDYDAVMAGKISITPLRLDLTHYEALQSLRAWEERLGR
- a CDS encoding ABC transporter ATP-binding protein, giving the protein MKTLRLRDLSKTYFDPYAGGHVTAVVDVSLEVTQGEFVAIVGPSGCGKTTLLNMIAGFIPPSRGEIHLDGRSVKGPGPDRGVVFQSFALFPWKTVLENVTFGPKMRGVPRDERDRIGQEYLALVGLAGTEGRYPAELSGGMQQRVGVARALANGPDVLLMDEPFASVDAQTRMTLQEELTRIWQDRRPTILFVTHDVEEAVFLANRVVVLSSAPGRVVAELPVTLPRPRTWARLVEDPAFKALVATVLGLVRPA
- a CDS encoding ABC transporter substrate-binding protein produces the protein MKRVGLGLVLSVLVAWPLQVAAQVKPSPIKVKAGIVAAIDQLGVPIALERGTFEKWGLEVTIARPYATGVDQLNALQAGEIELAQVGVPMIGAVLRGMDLVILGNYTGSAARLGSDTTMALVAREGSGIATGNLASLRGKRIAASFGTINHLYILALLERAGLTPQDVALVNTPPPDMTVALLAKGVDAFSAWDPWPIVATRDVPGAYEVIRGGGVIGFLGFNVALREWVEQNGGTVERFLAACSEADRWMRANPKAAAQVATRWIPGLKLEVAEAAMQFNIEQVDRRLSANNYRALWSAQDRLHRLGFIKATFDVNKHFAPKHILKVMKEHPDLFSDLAPIPPAAALGPTFTFRP
- a CDS encoding ABC transporter permease, giving the protein MARAVALLIRWGAAYPGVRSFAPFVPVIGLWALVASLGVFPRVFFPGPAEVLRAFGTLTYKGILPAYLEDSLVRLALGGGAGMALGIPLGVLIGRSPWAHRLCWPPLLFFQAIGDIAWLPILLIWFGFGLATMTCVIVYTVLFPVVLNTVLGVRSVPLELTRAAQSLGASRGRILREVVLPGALPNIVTGLRNGLGYGWRALIAAEMIVGTSGIGFLMFDARRAGQVTEVLLGMVLLGLLWYFVDGWVLVPLERATGQRWGLVTP